CGCGAGCAGCCGTCCGGTGAGCCGGGCGGTGACGCCGGTCAGCCACACGGCGCCCGCGCCCGTGATGATCACGACGGTGAAGACGAGCAGCGGGGCCGTGCCGGGCCCGTGGAAACCGCGTGGGGCCATGACCAGCCCCATGACCAGCCCCGTGAGCAGGATCATCAGCGTCGCCACCAGGAACACGAGAACCGGTCCGCGGCCGCCGCTCGGGCGCACCCGCCGTACCCAGCCCAGCGGCGAGGCGACCACACGGCGCAGCGCGAACGCGCTCACCAGCGCTCCCAGCAGGGGCACGGTCACCGCGATGGCCGCGAACCCGAGCCAGACGACGGCCGGCGGCTCGTGCCACTCGCGCAGCAGGAGCAGCGCGGCGAAGACGGTGGCGACCGCCGAGCCCGCGAGGCACGCGAGCCCCGCCTCCAGCGCGGCGATCCGCCGCACCTGCGCCGGGGAGGCCCCCGCCAGGCGCAGCCCGGCCAGCCGCCGGTCACGGTGTACGGCTCCGATCCGGGCGCACTGCCCGAGGAAGCCCAGCACCGGGACCAGCAGGAGCAGCAGCGTGAGGACGATGCCCGAGCGCTCACCGGGCTGGTTCAGCAGACCGTTCGCGACGGACAGGTGGTACTGCCCCTCCAGCGACGCGACCGCGACGGCGGCGAGCGCGAAGCCGGTGGCGAGCGCCGCCCCCAGCGCGGTGAGGGTGACCCGCCACCACTCCCGCCGGTCGGAACCGCGGGTCAGCAGCAGCGCGAGACGGAGGTCCGTGATCATCGGGACACCTCCGCCGGCGCCTCGGAAGCGGAGCCGGCCGTGTCCGCGGAGCCGGACGTCCCCTCCGCCGTCACCAACCCGTCCCGCAGCGACACCTCCCGGTCCGCGTACGCCGCCACCTGTGCGTCGTGCGTGATCAGCAGGACCGCCGTGCCGGACTCACGGGCGGTGTGGACCAGCGCGGTCATCACCTGCTCCCCGGCGAGGGAGTCCAGCGCCCCGGTCGGCTCGTCCGCGAAGACCACCTTCGGGCCGGTCACCAGCGCCCGCGCGAGCGAGACCCGCTGGGCCTGGCCGCCGCTCATCTCACCGGGCCGCAGCGCCTCCTGCCCGCGTACGCCGAACCGCTCCAGCCATTCACCGGCCCGCTCCCGTGCCGCCGTACGCGAGGTGCCCGCGAGCAGCAGCGGCAGCGCCACGTTGTCGACGGCGGTCAGCTCGGGGATCAGCTGCCCGAACTGGAACACCACCCCGAAGTCGGTGCGCCGCAGTTCGCTGAGCCGCTTCTCGGGGAGCCGGTCGAGGCGTTCACCCGCGTACTCCACCGTGCCCTCGTCGGGCCGGACGATGCCCGCCAGGCAGTGCAGCAGTGTGGACTTGCCGCTGCCGCTGGCCCCGGTGACGGCCAGGATCTCGCCGGCGCGCAGGTCCACCGAGGCGCCGCGCAGCGCCGGGGTGGAGCCGTGCGCCTTGACGAGGCCCCGGGCGGCCAGGAGTGGGTTGCTCATGCTGCGTCGACCTCCGCGGTCAGGGTGGTGAGCCGGGCCGCCGTGGTGTTCATCCAACGGAGGTCGGCGTCGAGGTGGTTGAGGGCGTAGTCGGCCGAGAGGACGGTCGCGAGATCGGCGCCGGGCGCCGTCTTCACCGCCGTGAGCTCACGCATGCGCGCCATGTGTGCGGCGCGCTGCGCCCGCAGATAGCCGGCCGGGTCCGCCGAGGCGAGGATCGAGACGACGACCTTGGCGAAGATCTCGTTCGTCACGAAGGGCGCGGGCGGGGTGATCTCCCGCGCCCAACGGTCCAGTTCACGTGATCCGTCGTCGGTGGTGCGGTACAGCGTCCGTTCCGGACCGCCGTCGGAGTCGGTGCCGTCGACCTCGGCGAGACCGTCGCGGACCAGGCGCTGCAAGGTTGTGTAGACCTGCCCATAGGCCAGCGGACGGGCCTGCGGGAAGCGTTCGTCGTGCCGTCGCTTGAGGTCGTACCCATGGCTGGGCCCTCCGGCGAGCAGCCCCAACAGGATGTGACGGGTACTCATGGGGATCAGTATGTACCCAGGATATGTACTGAGTGAATAGTGATTCAGAAAGAAATGATGTCGAGGTGCCATCGGGTTGGCTCGGCGTCAGTCCGCCACCGCGTACGCTTCGACGGTCCACAGCGAATACCCGTACTGCGTCGCCCTCTTGACCCCCTGGACGCGCACGTAACGCACATCGCGCTCGTCGAAGCGGAGGGATTCGCGGCCGCCGTGGCCGTCGTCGACCGTCGTCGCGGTGCGCCAGGTGCGGCCGTCGGCGGAGACCTGGATGCGGTACGAGGAGGGGTACGCGTCCTGCCAGTGCAGGACGAGACGGCCGAGGCGGGCCGGCTCGGCGAGGCGGACCTGCCACCAGGCGCCGTTCTCGATGGGGGAGGACCAACGAGTCTCTGGATCGCCGTCGTTCGCCGCCGACGCGGGGAAGTCCGCCGTCTCGTCGCCGGAGGAGGAGGCCACTCCGGAGCGGGCCAGGTCGGGGCCCGTCGTACGCGGGAAGGCGCGGACCGTCAGGGTGCGGGTCTCCGCGCCGAAGGTGACGGGGACCGCGTACGTTCCTGATGGCGTCCCCGGCGGGACGGTGACCTCGATCGGGAGGTCGACGGTGGTTCCGCGGGGGAGGGTCGAGGTTTCCGGGACGCGCACCGTGATGGGCTGCGGTGCCCTCGTGGTCAGTTCGCCGTTGACGTCGGCGGGGCGGAGCGACGTGAGGCGGGCCGTCACCCGCTCCGTGCCGCCGATCTCCACGTCCGTCGTGGAGCGGGCCAACTTCAGCGAAGTGGCGGGGGAGTCGGCGAACCACGGCACGAGGTGGCGTACGCGGGAGGGCGCGGGGCCCGTGACGCGTAGGGCGTCCACGTGGAGGTCCGTCGCCGTGAGCTCCGTCGCGCCCCCGGCCGAGAGGGAGCCGAGGCGCCGCCAGCCCTCGCCCGGCAGATGGGCCTCGACGGAACCGGTGGTGCCGGGTTCGGTGAGGACGCTCACGGCGGTGAGGGCGCGGGTGTGCGGGAAACGTACGGTGCGGCCGTCCGCCGTGGCGCCGCGGTCGGCGGCCGGCTCGTGGTCGAGGCCCGCCCAGGTCTCGTACGCCTTCCGGGCCTTCGTCAGGAACGTGTCCAGCACGCCCTTGCCGACCGTCACCTGGCTCGCCGCGAGTTCGCCGCGCAGTCGGTCGAGGGCGCGGTACGCCGTCCAGGCCGCCGTGGCGTCGCCGTCCGCCTGGGCGCGCAGCATGGCGACCGCCGTCTCGCCGGCCTCGCCATAGCGCGCCAACTGCGCGGTCCAGGGCGCCACTTCGGCCGCGAGCGGGCCGTCGGCCAGCCGCTGCGGGGTCTCGCGCATCACGGTGAACGCGGCGCGCAGCCGCCGGGTCGCCGTCTCGTTCGCGGCCCGGTCCGTGCTCGTACGCGCCTGCCAGAACGCCTCCATGAGCGGGCGCAGATACGCCGACTCGTCGCCGCCGAGGACGGAGGAGGCGTCGTTGCCGGCCAGGGCGCGCAGCGCGTCCCCGCGGCGCGCGTCGCCGTCCGCGAGGTCGTCGATCGCGGCCTTCCAGGACTCCTGGGGGCGGTAGTCCCGCGGGTTCCAGGCGTAGTCGGCGGCGGTGAACAGCGGGATGCGGGACGCCTCGGCCTGGGGCATCGCGTTCGCCAGCAGGGCCGCCGAGCCCGTCGCGACCGCCGGCTCGCGCCCCTGGTACGGGCCGAGGAACACCCGGTCCTGCGCGTAGTCGTTGACCGGGTAGTTGTCCATGGTGACGAGCGGGTGGCCGCCGAACGCCTCCCGGGTGCGGGCCAGTTCGCGTCCTGTGATCGTCCTCGGTACGACGCCGACGCCCGTCCACGCCACCTCGACGCCCTCGTCCAGGGCGCTCGACAGCTTTCGGCGGTAGGTCGTCGAGCCGTCCTCGTAGTACTCCGTCGGCATCAGGGACAACGCGGCGGCGTCCGGGTGGCGTTCGGCCAGGTGCCGGGCCACCGCGTTCGCCACCCGGGCCTGCGCCTTCGCGGCCGCCTCGGGACCGGAGCCGAACATGTCGGCGTCCGCGCCGCAGTGCCACTCGCTGTAGCTGACGTCCTGGAACTGGAGCTGGAAGACCCGGAACCCGAGCGCCCACATGGCGTCGAGCTTGCGCGTCAGCGCCTTCACGTCGGCGTCCGAGGCGAAGCACATCGCCTGGCCCGGGGCCACCGCCCAGGCCAGGGTGACGTGGTTGCCGCGCGCCCGCTCCGCCAGCTCCCGGAACTCCGCGCGCTGCTCGGCC
This genomic interval from Streptomyces dengpaensis contains the following:
- a CDS encoding ABC transporter ATP-binding protein — protein: MSNPLLAARGLVKAHGSTPALRGASVDLRAGEILAVTGASGSGKSTLLHCLAGIVRPDEGTVEYAGERLDRLPEKRLSELRRTDFGVVFQFGQLIPELTAVDNVALPLLLAGTSRTAARERAGEWLERFGVRGQEALRPGEMSGGQAQRVSLARALVTGPKVVFADEPTGALDSLAGEQVMTALVHTARESGTAVLLITHDAQVAAYADREVSLRDGLVTAEGTSGSADTAGSASEAPAEVSR
- a CDS encoding PadR family transcriptional regulator, whose product is MSTRHILLGLLAGGPSHGYDLKRRHDERFPQARPLAYGQVYTTLQRLVRDGLAEVDGTDSDGGPERTLYRTTDDGSRELDRWAREITPPAPFVTNEIFAKVVVSILASADPAGYLRAQRAAHMARMRELTAVKTAPGADLATVLSADYALNHLDADLRWMNTTAARLTTLTAEVDAA
- a CDS encoding beta-N-acetylglucosaminidase domain-containing protein; amino-acid sequence: MQLRRGKGAAALAFAVVASALGTAPAVAAPPAPTASADDRESAESGIPPVWPRPQSLRAGGTSVAVPDGVVLVTGSPSGGTADPYALDALRTLLRQAGARKITTAHEADALPARALVVYAGQEAAQPGRQGARSANSQQPPQSPYSPQSSRPSQPPYPFGGHAGSAAADGAHALGARAATSPVERALTALGAAPRADLPTGGYRLAVGRTDGRDTVALAGVGEDGLFHAVQTLRQLIGADGRIAGVVVRDWPGTAVRGTTEGFYGTPWSREQRLAQADFMGRTKQNRYVYAPGDDLYRQARWREPYPAEQRAEFRELAERARGNHVTLAWAVAPGQAMCFASDADVKALTRKLDAMWALGFRVFQLQFQDVSYSEWHCGADADMFGSGPEAAAKAQARVANAVARHLAERHPDAAALSLMPTEYYEDGSTTYRRKLSSALDEGVEVAWTGVGVVPRTITGRELARTREAFGGHPLVTMDNYPVNDYAQDRVFLGPYQGREPAVATGSAALLANAMPQAEASRIPLFTAADYAWNPRDYRPQESWKAAIDDLADGDARRGDALRALAGNDASSVLGGDESAYLRPLMEAFWQARTSTDRAANETATRRLRAAFTVMRETPQRLADGPLAAEVAPWTAQLARYGEAGETAVAMLRAQADGDATAAWTAYRALDRLRGELAASQVTVGKGVLDTFLTKARKAYETWAGLDHEPAADRGATADGRTVRFPHTRALTAVSVLTEPGTTGSVEAHLPGEGWRRLGSLSAGGATELTATDLHVDALRVTGPAPSRVRHLVPWFADSPATSLKLARSTTDVEIGGTERVTARLTSLRPADVNGELTTRAPQPITVRVPETSTLPRGTTVDLPIEVTVPPGTPSGTYAVPVTFGAETRTLTVRAFPRTTGPDLARSGVASSSGDETADFPASAANDGDPETRWSSPIENGAWWQVRLAEPARLGRLVLHWQDAYPSSYRIQVSADGRTWRTATTVDDGHGGRESLRFDERDVRYVRVQGVKRATQYGYSLWTVEAYAVAD